In Microvenator marinus, one genomic interval encodes:
- a CDS encoding MYXO-CTERM sorting domain-containing protein produces the protein MGFRWNGMQCEDIDECAAGTDTCFSGEPGAATCINTAGGFACECPDGFSGDGQEAGTQCAENCGNGSLDEGEQCDAGALNGVAGTCCSATCQNIPDCCTQDAQCADDNACTANTCNVATGACEAELLEGCCLTDAECAAPDQCSIATCEANTCVTAPLADCCLEDSECDDADPCTTNTCADAVCVSEPIEGCEMPDEDMGNMPDMGVVDQPDMDQADMDEGCGCASANAPSNGILALLLLGLVIIRRRGRKKRSTY, from the coding sequence GTGGGCTTTCGTTGGAACGGCATGCAATGCGAGGACATCGACGAGTGTGCCGCGGGCACAGACACCTGTTTTTCCGGCGAGCCTGGCGCCGCAACATGTATCAACACCGCCGGTGGATTCGCGTGTGAATGCCCTGATGGCTTCAGCGGGGACGGCCAAGAGGCCGGCACGCAATGTGCCGAGAACTGCGGTAACGGGTCACTTGATGAAGGCGAGCAATGTGATGCAGGCGCCTTGAACGGTGTAGCGGGTACGTGCTGTTCGGCGACATGCCAGAACATTCCAGACTGTTGCACTCAAGACGCCCAGTGTGCCGACGACAACGCGTGTACCGCCAATACGTGCAACGTGGCAACGGGCGCATGCGAGGCCGAGCTCTTGGAAGGGTGCTGTCTGACCGACGCCGAGTGCGCTGCCCCCGACCAATGCTCAATCGCCACTTGTGAGGCGAATACGTGCGTTACCGCCCCTCTTGCCGATTGTTGTCTTGAAGATTCCGAGTGTGATGATGCCGACCCGTGCACCACAAACACCTGTGCCGATGCCGTATGTGTTTCAGAGCCCATCGAAGGGTGTGAGATGCCCGACGAAGATATGGGAAACATGCCTGATATGGGAGTCGTCGACCAACCTGACATGGACCAAGCCGATATGGATGAGGGTTGTGGATGTGCATCAGCCAACGCACCATCCAACGGAATTTTGGCCCTGCTGCTCCTCGGTCTTGTCATAATTCGCAGACGCGGTAGAAAAAAACGCAGTACATATTGA